A single window of Macrobrachium nipponense isolate FS-2020 chromosome 31, ASM1510439v2, whole genome shotgun sequence DNA harbors:
- the LOC135206562 gene encoding uncharacterized protein LOC135206562 produces the protein MWSDLQRKEEKGYYDNLMRELATETPGLYRNFTRIKEELFNKIAESVKKKLTFWRRPIEPDLHVAITLCYLATGESYKSLAFQFRVVADTVCGIVPETCMAIVAAYGDEVEQSSMTPEQWKEVVHSFEEYWNFPHTLGAIDKKLIRTQISVKGGTQYYNHKRFYSCTSM, from the coding sequence ATGTGGTCCGACTTACAAAGAAAAGAGGAGAAAGGTTACTACGACAACTTGATGAGAGAATTAGCAACTGAAACTCCAGGACTATACCGGAACTTTACCAGGATTAAAGAGGAGCTTTTCAATAAAATTGCTGAAAGTGTCAAGAAAAAACTCACATTCTGGAGAAGACCCATTGAGCCAGACCTGCATGTAGCAATTACCCTGTGTTACCTTGCAACCGGAGAATCCTACAAGAGCCTGGCCTTCCAATTCCGAGTAGTTGCCGACACAGTCTGCGGTATTGTACCTGAAACTTGTATGGCCATAGTGGCTGCATATGGCGATGAGGTGGAGCAGTCATCCATGACCCCAGAGCAATGGAAGGAAGTAGTTCATAGTTTTGAAGAATACTGGAATTTCCCACACACCCTTGGAGCAATAGACAAGAAACTCATCAGAACCCAAATCTCAGTGAAAGGAGGAACTCAATACTACAACCATAAGAGATTTTACTCATGTACATCGATGTAG